From Nitrospirota bacterium:
GGAATGGCCGATATTAAAGCCGATGCCGTCGTTGACGCCCGGGGGCTCGTCTGCCCCCTCACGGTGCTCAAGACGAAGAAGGCCATGGATGCCATGGAGCCGGGCCAGGTGCTTGAGGTGCTGATAAACGACCTCAGGGCGAAGGCGGACATCGTGGGCTACTTGAGGAGGGCGGGAAACAGGGTCTTCTCCAGCACGGAAGAGGGCCAGACCGTGCACCTCTATATCAGAAAGAAGTAGAACCTATCTCAAAATTGCTTCCGGCTCAGCCCCGAAAAGTCTTGCGACTTTTCGGGGACCCCTGGCCGAAAGAGGCCTAAATGACGGCATACGGCGTCCTGAAGGGAAAATCGTCCTCAACGCAGCCCTGCTGCGCCTCCTGGCGATTTCCCCTTCCCCCCGTGTATGCCGACATTTCTTCTCTCTTTCGCTTCGAAATCAATGTTGAGATAGGTTCTCCTGAAAACGGCGATTCCATTGTTTGTATCACGTGCCGG
This genomic window contains:
- a CDS encoding sulfurtransferase TusA family protein, which codes for MADIKADAVVDARGLVCPLTVLKTKKAMDAMEPGQVLEVLINDLRAKADIVGYLRRAGNRVFSSTEEGQTVHLYIRKK